The following are encoded together in the Capsulimonas corticalis genome:
- a CDS encoding sugar ABC transporter ATP-binding protein: MMNTPFLQVSGLSKAYNGVPALSGVSLAIEPGEVHALMGENGAGKSTLIKCLSGVVRPDGGSVQVDGAAVSSGDIRVSEAAGIVALHQESTAFAHLNAIDNIFVGREPRLGPGLLDRPRMRREAQALLDRLGERIDLDRPLEELSLAQRQMVGIARALSHKSRLLIMDEPTASLSARETQTLFRIIRQLQSEGVAILYVSHRMEEVFALSSRVTILRDGKLVETRAIADVSRNELVKLMVGRELLAEESRESATAPGEVMLDVRGLTRPGVFRDITFSVRKGEIVGLAGLVGAGRSEVAASIFGVDRPESGSVRVAGDTLAPGSVPKAIGRGVALVPEDRQHQGLVLPLTVGTNLLLSVLGSPAMGRFRAREKETTVVTDLMRDLSVKAAGPDIAANTLSGGNQQKLALGKWLAASPRVLILDEPTRGVDVGAKADVYRIIRQLASDGMATLLISSDLPELLTLSDRILVMREGTISGELSRAEATEEKILALALHSQNSMTGEAIA, encoded by the coding sequence ATGATGAATACACCATTCCTACAAGTCAGCGGGCTGAGCAAGGCGTACAATGGCGTTCCGGCGCTTTCGGGGGTTAGCCTCGCGATTGAGCCGGGCGAAGTCCACGCCTTAATGGGCGAAAACGGCGCCGGTAAGTCCACGCTGATCAAGTGCCTCTCCGGAGTTGTTCGGCCCGACGGCGGCTCCGTGCAGGTCGATGGCGCCGCCGTGTCGTCGGGCGATATCCGCGTATCCGAAGCGGCGGGAATCGTCGCGCTCCATCAAGAGTCGACGGCGTTCGCGCATCTCAATGCGATCGACAATATCTTTGTCGGCCGCGAGCCGCGCCTCGGGCCGGGGCTGCTGGACCGCCCGCGCATGCGGCGCGAGGCGCAGGCGCTGCTGGACCGGCTTGGCGAGCGCATCGACCTTGACAGGCCGCTGGAGGAGCTTTCGCTCGCCCAGCGGCAGATGGTTGGGATCGCGCGCGCCCTGTCGCACAAAAGCCGTCTGCTGATCATGGATGAGCCGACGGCGTCACTGTCGGCGCGCGAAACGCAGACCCTCTTTCGGATCATTCGCCAGCTGCAAAGCGAGGGCGTCGCGATCCTTTACGTCAGCCACCGGATGGAGGAGGTCTTCGCGCTCTCCAGCCGCGTCACCATTCTGCGCGACGGCAAGCTTGTGGAGACGCGCGCGATCGCCGATGTCAGCCGCAACGAACTCGTCAAACTGATGGTCGGTCGGGAGTTGCTCGCCGAGGAAAGCCGCGAAAGCGCCACGGCGCCCGGCGAAGTCATGCTCGATGTGCGCGGCCTCACACGGCCGGGCGTTTTCCGGGACATCACGTTTTCCGTGCGCAAGGGAGAGATCGTGGGGCTGGCCGGTTTGGTGGGCGCGGGGCGCTCGGAAGTCGCCGCCTCGATCTTTGGCGTGGATCGGCCGGAATCCGGCTCGGTTCGCGTCGCCGGAGATACACTGGCGCCCGGTTCGGTCCCGAAGGCGATCGGGCGCGGGGTGGCGCTCGTTCCGGAGGATCGACAGCATCAGGGATTGGTTCTGCCGCTGACGGTCGGGACAAACCTGCTGTTGTCCGTGCTTGGCTCTCCGGCAATGGGGCGCTTCCGCGCACGGGAAAAAGAGACGACGGTTGTTACGGACTTGATGCGCGATTTGTCAGTCAAGGCGGCGGGGCCGGATATCGCGGCCAACACGCTCTCGGGCGGAAACCAGCAGAAGCTGGCGCTGGGCAAATGGCTCGCGGCGTCGCCGCGCGTACTGATCCTGGACGAGCCGACACGGGGCGTGGATGTCGGCGCGAAGGCCGATGTTTATCGGATCATCCGCCAGCTTGCGAGTGACGGAATGGCGACTTTGTTGATCTCGTCGGATCTGCCCGAGCTCCTGACTTTAAGCGACCGGATTCTGGTGATGCGGGAGGGGACGATCAGCGGCGAGCTTTCCCGCGCGGAAGCCACAGAGGAGAAGATTTTGGCGCTCGCCCTGCATTCCCAAAATTCCATGACCGGGGAGGCCATCGCGTGA
- a CDS encoding ABC transporter permease, with protein MTSQTITKPPSTFGASLGRLSRQREYGVLALLLLTVFAVGSINHTFLSGGNLRDILVSSVPAVIVACGLTLVIVLGEIDISMGALMGLLATVMGQLTSPTHANLPVAVGIAATLALGAGVGLLNGLLVAYGRMPSIIVTLGMLTVLQGVNLTLINGRFITDLPQGLRFFGIGTFLGVPVSIWTAVIVVLLAILLVRQTPLGRRIYAAGSNPEAARLAGLPVRGLKVFVFTLTGLLVAVAAVVSVPRLGVIESGIGQGFELLAVTCVVVGGTSISGGRGTIIGSVLAALLLSVISPMLIFLRLGVSATYWERAIQGAFILVAVLIDHMARGRREAH; from the coding sequence GTGACATCCCAAACGATTACTAAGCCGCCGTCGACCTTCGGCGCATCTCTGGGGCGTCTGTCGCGCCAGCGCGAGTACGGCGTCCTGGCGCTGCTGCTCCTGACTGTCTTCGCGGTCGGCTCGATCAACCATACCTTTTTGTCCGGCGGCAACCTGCGCGACATCCTCGTCTCCAGCGTTCCCGCCGTGATCGTCGCCTGCGGCCTGACGCTTGTGATCGTCCTCGGCGAGATCGATATCTCCATGGGCGCCTTGATGGGGCTGCTCGCGACGGTGATGGGACAGCTCACGTCGCCCACGCACGCCAACTTGCCAGTCGCCGTGGGAATCGCCGCGACGCTGGCGCTGGGCGCCGGAGTCGGCCTGCTCAACGGTCTGCTGGTGGCCTATGGCCGGATGCCGTCGATCATCGTCACGCTCGGAATGCTGACGGTGCTGCAGGGCGTCAATTTGACATTGATCAATGGCCGGTTCATCACGGACCTGCCGCAGGGCCTGCGCTTCTTCGGCATCGGAACGTTTCTAGGCGTCCCGGTGAGTATTTGGACCGCAGTGATCGTTGTCCTCTTAGCGATCTTACTGGTGCGGCAAACGCCGCTGGGCCGCCGGATCTACGCCGCCGGCAGCAATCCGGAGGCGGCGCGTCTGGCCGGCTTGCCGGTGCGCGGCCTGAAAGTCTTTGTGTTTACGCTGACGGGATTGCTGGTCGCCGTCGCCGCCGTCGTCAGCGTGCCCCGACTGGGCGTCATCGAGTCTGGGATCGGGCAGGGATTTGAGCTGCTCGCCGTGACCTGTGTCGTCGTCGGCGGAACCTCCATCAGCGGCGGGCGCGGGACGATCATCGGGTCGGTGCTGGCGGCGCTGCTGCTCAGCGTGATCAGTCCCATGCTGATCTTCCTGCGCCTTGGGGTTTCGGCGACGTACTGGGAGCGGGCGATCCAGGGCGCGTTTATTTTGGTTGCGGTGCTCATCGACCATATGGCGCGCGGACGACGGGAGGCCCATTAA
- a CDS encoding ABC transporter permease, producing MQQVTKSDRAIPAKRASPLRGVLPSRQEIVLLVLLIGLMILAGSLSPTFLAPNAQMGLSTHVWELALLAIPMTLIIVTAGIDLSVGSTMALCAVVFGLCFQAHMPLALAGALTLATGAAAGALNGFFITRVRVHPLIVTLATLAAYRGVAEGLSLGRPVSGFPESFTWLGQGTVLGIPIPGLIFGVAVIAVGLIAARTPLGLWLSAIGYNETASLYSGIAVARIKMWLYTLSGTTAGLAALLFVARRNTAKADIGTGMELAVITAVVLGGTSIFGGRGRLFGTVLGVLLIHETREFVSWQWNRDELNLIVIGLLLILSVLADSLLTPKSRR from the coding sequence ATGCAGCAAGTGACAAAATCCGATCGGGCCATTCCCGCAAAGCGCGCGTCCCCGCTGCGCGGCGTACTGCCGTCGCGCCAGGAAATCGTGCTGCTGGTCCTGCTGATCGGTCTCATGATCCTGGCCGGCTCGCTCAGCCCGACATTTTTGGCGCCGAACGCCCAAATGGGCCTTTCCACGCATGTCTGGGAACTGGCGCTGCTGGCGATCCCGATGACGCTGATCATCGTGACGGCGGGGATCGATCTCTCCGTCGGCTCGACGATGGCCCTGTGCGCCGTCGTCTTCGGCCTGTGTTTCCAGGCGCATATGCCCCTGGCGCTTGCTGGCGCGCTTACACTGGCAACGGGCGCGGCCGCTGGAGCGCTCAACGGTTTCTTCATCACTCGCGTTCGCGTTCATCCGCTGATCGTCACCCTCGCGACGCTCGCCGCATACCGGGGCGTCGCCGAAGGGCTGAGCTTAGGGCGTCCTGTCTCCGGCTTCCCGGAAAGCTTCACCTGGCTGGGGCAGGGGACAGTGCTGGGGATCCCGATTCCTGGCCTGATCTTCGGCGTCGCGGTCATCGCCGTCGGTCTGATTGCGGCGCGCACGCCGCTCGGCCTGTGGCTCTCGGCAATTGGATACAACGAAACGGCGTCGCTTTACTCAGGCATTGCCGTCGCGCGAATCAAAATGTGGCTTTACACCCTGTCGGGGACGACGGCGGGACTGGCGGCGCTGCTGTTTGTCGCCCGCCGCAACACGGCGAAGGCGGACATCGGAACGGGCATGGAGCTGGCGGTCATCACGGCGGTCGTGCTGGGCGGCACAAGTATCTTCGGCGGCCGGGGACGACTGTTCGGGACGGTGCTGGGAGTTTTGCTGATTCACGAAACGCGCGAGTTCGTTTCATGGCAATGGAATCGCGATGAGCTGAACTTGATCGTTATCGGTTTACTTCTCATCTTGTCCGTACTGGCCGACAGCCTGCTGACGCCGAAATCGCGACGCTAA
- a CDS encoding autoinducer 2 ABC transporter substrate-binding protein gives MRHLTRPITLGLLCGAVLTAGCGAHKDASGGGGGGGATSSAGKTVNVYLLPKQKGIAYFTSCSVGAEAAAKELGDVNLVYDGPTDGAPEAAASLIESWTLKGANVICVSPNDPNVLAPAMTKAKQGGVHMLTWDADSTPDSREFFVDQATSEQIGDALVDTMAKDIGGADPVGKVAIVTATLTAANQNEWIKFMQERLKKYPRLQLVAIKPCNDNQTLAFQVTQDLMKAYPDLKGVFGISSVAFPGAAEAIKQAGKSGQVLVTGLSTPNNMKPYVKDGTVKSVVLWNTEDLGYLTIYAAEAVANGKLKPGATTFHAGKLGDKKIEGDKILLGDILVFNKDNIDKFNF, from the coding sequence ATGCGACACCTCACTCGCCCGATTACGCTTGGATTGCTTTGCGGAGCCGTTTTGACGGCCGGCTGCGGCGCTCATAAGGACGCCTCTGGCGGCGGAGGCGGGGGCGGCGCCACGTCTTCCGCCGGCAAAACGGTCAATGTCTATCTGCTGCCCAAGCAAAAGGGAATTGCCTACTTCACCTCGTGCAGCGTGGGCGCCGAAGCCGCCGCGAAGGAGCTGGGGGATGTCAATCTTGTCTACGATGGGCCCACCGACGGCGCGCCGGAAGCGGCGGCGTCGCTGATCGAGTCCTGGACACTCAAAGGGGCGAATGTCATCTGCGTTTCTCCCAACGATCCCAATGTGCTGGCGCCGGCGATGACGAAGGCGAAGCAGGGCGGCGTGCACATGCTCACATGGGACGCCGACAGCACGCCCGATTCACGCGAGTTTTTCGTCGATCAGGCGACCTCCGAACAGATCGGCGACGCCCTGGTCGATACGATGGCGAAGGATATCGGCGGCGCGGACCCGGTGGGGAAAGTCGCGATCGTCACTGCGACCCTGACGGCGGCCAATCAGAACGAGTGGATCAAGTTCATGCAGGAGCGCCTGAAGAAGTACCCCAGGCTCCAGCTCGTCGCGATCAAGCCCTGCAACGACAACCAGACGCTGGCCTTTCAGGTTACTCAGGATCTCATGAAGGCTTACCCCGATCTCAAGGGCGTCTTCGGAATCAGCAGCGTCGCCTTCCCCGGCGCCGCCGAGGCGATCAAGCAGGCGGGCAAATCCGGCCAGGTGCTCGTTACCGGCCTGTCCACCCCCAACAACATGAAGCCGTACGTGAAGGACGGCACGGTCAAGTCCGTTGTCCTCTGGAACACCGAAGACCTTGGCTACCTCACCATCTACGCCGCCGAGGCCGTCGCGAACGGCAAGCTCAAACCCGGCGCGACCACCTTCCACGCCGGCAAGCTGGGCGACAAGAAGATCGAGGGCGATAAGATCCTGCTCGGCGATATCCTCGTCTTCAACAAAGACAACATCGACAAGTTCAACTTCTAA
- a CDS encoding COG4705 family protein yields MKMLNKVPEITIFFWIIKVLATTVGETGADFLSTTMKLGLVGTSYVMSALFLIALLVQLKSQRYIPALYWLVVVLVSVVGTLLSDNLVDRMGVSLATTSIIFASALLVVFVLWYLSEKTLSVHIIETTKRELFYWAAILCTFSLGTSAGDLIAERLGVGYALSALIFAGVIAATYIAYRFFKLNAILAFWIAYIFTRPLGASLGDLLTQPVKESGLGLGTVATSSIFLITIIGLVIYLTRRQKQKSMSLNAASH; encoded by the coding sequence ATGAAGATGCTGAACAAGGTCCCAGAAATCACCATTTTCTTTTGGATCATCAAGGTCCTCGCGACCACCGTGGGAGAAACGGGCGCGGACTTTTTATCAACCACGATGAAACTTGGCCTGGTCGGCACGTCGTATGTGATGAGCGCCCTATTTTTGATCGCCCTGCTCGTCCAGCTAAAATCACAACGGTATATCCCGGCGCTTTACTGGCTGGTGGTCGTGCTGGTCAGCGTCGTCGGCACACTGCTGTCGGATAACCTTGTGGACAGGATGGGAGTGAGCTTGGCGACAACATCGATCATCTTCGCGTCTGCCCTGCTGGTGGTCTTTGTCTTGTGGTATTTGAGTGAGAAGACGCTGTCCGTACACATCATCGAAACCACCAAGCGTGAGCTATTCTACTGGGCGGCGATTTTGTGTACGTTCTCTCTGGGGACTTCGGCGGGAGATCTGATCGCGGAGCGGCTTGGCGTGGGCTACGCGCTTTCCGCGCTGATCTTCGCCGGAGTGATCGCGGCGACCTACATCGCTTATCGGTTCTTCAAGCTGAATGCGATCCTGGCGTTCTGGATCGCTTATATCTTCACGCGCCCGCTGGGCGCATCGCTGGGGGATTTATTGACGCAGCCGGTCAAGGAATCCGGGCTTGGCCTTGGCACGGTCGCCACCAGCTCAATCTTCCTGATCACCATTATCGGCCTGGTGATCTATCTCACGCGTCGGCAAAAACAGAAGTCGATGTCGTTGAACGCGGCGTCCCATTGA